One part of the Haliotis asinina isolate JCU_RB_2024 chromosome 2, JCU_Hal_asi_v2, whole genome shotgun sequence genome encodes these proteins:
- the LOC137273159 gene encoding uncharacterized protein yields the protein MEVLSWTSVAVYVCLLVSVTVQDHHDGVDHCLTCSYHNGRFQCVNHESCDDDGKACYIQVTRDSYHGRWYNGYHGGCTDRKNCGKIASVGIYHNHRVVKGECCYTDYCNTMHFLSEGGNQVRSTTQPTTTTPTQHTTAKQTTTATTEATTVIETTEQTIQPPSTSVPSTSTTLPSTTEGYRLCATYTDQTSPNPSNKQKCATAKEMCFLQQYTAPNNYKLYRSGCSTKQNCDVISDTSRDPTLLYGKCSNSIEESLNEFLHYQHEHEMDNLRHATHCRKCTAVPLLGWNDCGHYQTCLPEQTCAVQVTNDGDTMNLFSECVQQTECNVLQTNYMHPSSSHHSLLCGSCCGNMTCAVDTCKRQLLATRR from the exons ATGGAAGTACTAAGTTGGACCTCAGTAG CGGTGTACGTGTGTCTTCTTGTAAGTGTCACAGTGCAAGATCACCACG ACGGCGTCGACCATTGTTTGACCTGCTCCTATCACAACGGAAGATTCCAGTGCGTCAACCATGAAAGCTGTGACGACGATGGGAAG GCTTGCTACATACAAGTGACCCGGGACTCGTATCATGGTCGTTGGTATAACGGCTACCATGGCGGCTGCACCGACAGGAAG AATTGTGGGAAAATTGCCAGTGTGGGCATTTACCACAACCACAGAGTGGTAAAGGGGGAATGTTGCTACACCGATTACTGCAACACTATGCATTTCCTGAGTGAAGGCGGAA ATCAGGTCAGATCTACCACACagcctactactactacaccaacacaacacaccaCGGCAAAGCAAACAACCACAGCAACAACGGAAGCAACAACGGTCATCGAAACAACTGAGCAAACTATACAGCCACCATCAACGTCAGTCCCGTCTACGTCAACCACGTTACCATCAACCACAGAGG GATACCGTCTTTGTGCAACCTACACCGACCAAACGTCACCAAATCCCAGCAACAAGCAGAAATGTGCGACTGCAAAG GAGATGTGCTTCCTGCAACAGTACACAGCCCCCAACAACTACAAGCTCTACCGGAGTGGGTGCTCCACCAAGCAG aactgtgacgtcatcagcgacACATCACGTGATCCGACCTTGCTGTACGGAAAATGTAGCAACTCTATCGAAGAAAGCTTGAATGAATTCCTCCACTATCAACATGAACACGAAATGG ACAATCTGCGCCACGCTACCCACTGTAGGAAGTGTACAGCCGTCCCACTTCTTGGGTGGAATGACTGTGGTCACTACCAGACATGTCTCCCAGAGCAG ACATGCGCAGTACAGGTGACTAATGATGGTGACACAATGAACCTGTTCAGCGAGTGCGTTCAACAAACG GAATGCAACGTCTTGCAGACCAACTACATGCACCCATCCAGCTCCCATCATTCCCTCCTCTGTGGTAGTTGCTGTGGAAACATGACATGCGCCGTAGACACGTGTAAACGTCAAC